In Leptodesmis sichuanensis A121, the following are encoded in one genomic region:
- the pds gene encoding 15-cis-phytoene desaturase, translating to MRVAIAGGGLAGLACAKYLVDAGHTPIVLESRDVLGGLVAAWKDEDGDWYETGLHAFFGAYPNMLQLFKELGIEDRLQWKKHQLIFNQPEKPGVLSYFNVPDIPAPLNVIVSILRNNDLLTWNQKIRFAIGLLPAVVRGQKYVEDMDQYTLLDWLRMQGVDEGVNTDIFIAASKALTFINPDEVSATIPLTALNRFLQERYGSKIAFLDGSPTERMCQPIADHITNGGGEIRMNAPLKEIVLNPDGTVQHFVIRGLNGQPDEILTADVYVSAMSVDVMKVLMPVAWKQLEFFQKLDGLEGVPVINLHLWFDRKLTDVDQLLFSRSELLSVYADMSNTCREYENPERSMLELVLAPAKDWIDKSEEEIISATMAELQKLFPQHLTGDNPARLLKYKVVKTPRSVYTASPGRQAFRPTQKTPISNFYLAGSYTMQRYLGSMEGAVLSGKLAAQAIASSSLAVDSLSTASSADKPLAKV from the coding sequence ATGCGTGTTGCGATCGCGGGTGGCGGTTTAGCTGGGTTAGCCTGTGCCAAGTATCTGGTTGATGCAGGTCACACACCGATTGTCCTGGAAAGCCGGGATGTGCTGGGTGGTCTGGTAGCCGCCTGGAAAGATGAAGACGGCGACTGGTATGAAACCGGACTGCACGCATTCTTTGGTGCTTATCCCAATATGCTGCAGCTGTTCAAGGAATTGGGCATTGAAGATCGCCTGCAGTGGAAAAAGCATCAACTGATTTTCAACCAACCGGAAAAACCAGGGGTGCTGTCTTACTTCAATGTGCCGGACATTCCCGCCCCCCTGAATGTGATTGTTTCCATTCTGCGGAATAATGACCTGCTGACCTGGAATCAGAAGATTCGGTTTGCCATAGGTTTATTGCCAGCCGTCGTCCGGGGCCAGAAGTACGTCGAGGACATGGATCAATACACCCTGCTGGACTGGCTGCGGATGCAGGGGGTGGATGAAGGCGTAAATACAGATATTTTTATTGCTGCCTCGAAGGCCCTCACCTTCATTAACCCGGATGAAGTCTCTGCCACGATTCCCCTCACCGCCCTGAATCGTTTCCTGCAGGAGCGCTACGGTTCCAAAATTGCCTTTCTGGATGGTTCTCCCACCGAGCGAATGTGTCAGCCGATCGCCGATCACATCACCAATGGGGGGGGCGAAATTCGCATGAATGCGCCTCTCAAAGAAATTGTTTTGAATCCGGATGGCACTGTCCAGCATTTTGTGATTCGCGGGTTAAATGGGCAGCCGGATGAGATTCTGACGGCAGATGTCTATGTATCAGCCATGTCCGTGGATGTGATGAAGGTGCTGATGCCCGTGGCCTGGAAGCAACTAGAATTTTTCCAGAAACTGGATGGCCTGGAAGGAGTGCCTGTGATCAATCTGCACCTGTGGTTCGATCGCAAGTTGACAGACGTAGACCAGCTTTTGTTCTCCCGTTCCGAGTTGCTGAGTGTCTATGCAGACATGAGCAATACCTGTCGTGAGTATGAGAACCCAGAGCGATCGATGTTGGAACTGGTATTGGCTCCGGCGAAGGATTGGATTGATAAATCCGAAGAAGAAATCATCTCAGCAACGATGGCCGAGCTGCAAAAGCTGTTCCCGCAACACTTAACAGGGGATAATCCAGCCAGGTTGTTGAAGTACAAAGTGGTGAAAACGCCGCGATCGGTCTATACTGCCAGTCCCGGTCGGCAGGCGTTCCGCCCCACCCAGAAAACCCCGATCTCAAACTTTTATCTGGCCGGAAGTTACACCATGCAACGCTACCTCGGCAGTATGGAAGGGGCCGTACTTTCTGGTAAGCTGGCAGCGCAGGCTATTGCAAGCAGTTCGCTGGCAGTAGACTCCTTATCTACCGCCAGTTCGGCTGACAAGCCACTTGCGAAGGTTTAA
- a CDS encoding glycoside hydrolase family 15 protein — protein sequence MKASDRPTRLHHYYEQISAIILNRQNPITGLLPASTAVNAHGDYTDAWVRDNVYSILAVWGLALAYRKVDDDSGRTVELEYSVVKLMRGLLFAMMRQAAKVESFKETQSPLDALHAKYDTATGDVVVGDDAWGHLQLDATSIFLLMLAQMTASGLHIIFNTDEVNFIQNLVYYIGRAYRTPDYGIWERGNKINHGNPELNASSVGMAKAALEAMNGLNLYGVQGGQTSVIHVMPDEIARTRITLESLLPRESSSKEVDAALLSVISFPAFAVDDGQLCDRTRQKIIDKLQGRYGCKRFLRDGHQTVIEDTTRLHYEPWELKQFEHIECEWPLFFTYLLLDGVFRGDRQQVEDYQTRLEGLLVERDGLKLLPELYYVPKAAIAAEKKAPQSQTRLPNENIPLVWAQSLYLLGQMLSEGLLSVGDVDPLGRHLHVRQQRTPIVQIALLAEDEALQSKLAMYGIDTQTPTQLEPIQVRQAKDLAAAYTQIGRNDKLKLTGRPFRRLRSLTTSRIFRICGNTTVFLPSFLDQQLYLTLDPHFLVSQMRSELAHIQRHWNQLGRPTMTLLLTHSMLKTEDDGSGDTFPILTLLKELQEGNCNGVQVKLGRLNQLMLTACVERIGFLHDFEFAQSPVQDARPTEVFLAFDPDKNFPLSITQEFKLEVETEISPLLKSLRQSVNLYEQFELLSTLVRLKGLDFDTGLGQPDRPVTVEQLLGEIYVKADSLKLWGILRGVAGVCDKMTINLVDAVTDILVRQKQIAVGRSYNEASLITQPLSPQEMMEKLREFCREDIRDRVLTQEILVYLSLLIKSEPSLFDGLLTLRVGYLILLLTTKLAQERQITQDEAYEQLMQLSPHEMQTRLYQVLKGYEDVNQTLFQQESLKVSQREQDIDWAVDLNAVEAKSTDQNWLHKRQLDGALNRVPQGFYPKVWTVLKHCKGLVIGDKLERRNRLESEPLLAEMTPGEKNFALRVEHLLNKIQAPEYRQVNIEALMELAAFSERNPDLYIEEYIVLDVLIGHAVRLAWLSQHPGQDDRYDEFKASAWRSFYASSPYDCATHIVNALRFLIHLAQTTKQKTPIFGAEPLQEEEESNRAF from the coding sequence ATGAAGGCATCCGATCGACCCACCCGCCTCCACCATTACTACGAGCAAATTAGCGCGATTATTTTGAATCGGCAAAACCCCATTACCGGGCTACTCCCCGCCAGTACGGCTGTGAATGCTCATGGAGACTACACCGATGCCTGGGTGCGGGATAATGTGTATAGCATTCTGGCGGTTTGGGGGTTGGCGCTGGCTTACCGGAAAGTGGATGATGACAGTGGCCGCACTGTGGAACTGGAATACAGCGTCGTCAAACTGATGCGGGGGCTGCTGTTTGCCATGATGCGGCAGGCAGCCAAGGTGGAATCGTTCAAAGAAACCCAATCCCCTTTAGATGCGCTGCACGCCAAATATGACACGGCCACAGGAGATGTTGTGGTTGGCGATGATGCCTGGGGCCATTTACAACTGGACGCAACCTCAATTTTTCTCTTGATGCTGGCCCAGATGACTGCATCTGGTCTGCACATTATTTTTAATACGGACGAAGTGAATTTCATTCAAAACCTCGTCTACTACATTGGGCGGGCCTATCGCACTCCGGACTATGGCATCTGGGAGCGGGGCAACAAAATTAACCACGGCAATCCAGAGTTAAATGCTAGTTCTGTAGGCATGGCAAAAGCGGCTTTAGAAGCTATGAATGGCCTGAATCTCTATGGCGTGCAGGGAGGCCAAACCTCCGTCATCCATGTGATGCCTGATGAAATTGCCCGTACCCGAATCACGCTGGAATCGCTGCTACCGAGGGAATCCAGTTCCAAGGAAGTGGATGCGGCGCTATTGAGTGTGATTAGCTTTCCGGCCTTTGCCGTGGATGATGGGCAGTTATGCGATCGCACCCGCCAGAAAATTATTGACAAACTCCAGGGACGCTACGGCTGTAAACGGTTTCTCCGGGATGGCCATCAGACCGTGATTGAAGATACCACCCGCTTGCACTATGAACCCTGGGAATTAAAGCAATTTGAACATATTGAGTGCGAGTGGCCGTTGTTCTTTACCTATTTGTTGTTAGATGGCGTGTTTCGGGGCGATCGCCAGCAAGTTGAGGACTACCAGACCCGCCTAGAGGGATTATTAGTCGAGCGGGATGGTCTGAAACTATTGCCAGAGCTTTACTATGTGCCGAAAGCGGCGATCGCCGCTGAGAAAAAAGCGCCCCAGAGCCAGACTCGCCTCCCGAACGAAAACATTCCCCTGGTTTGGGCACAGAGTTTGTACCTGTTGGGCCAGATGCTGAGTGAAGGATTGTTGTCCGTAGGTGATGTAGATCCTCTGGGACGGCATCTGCATGTGCGGCAGCAAAGAACGCCGATCGTCCAAATTGCTCTTTTGGCTGAGGATGAAGCCCTGCAATCGAAGCTGGCCATGTACGGGATTGATACCCAAACCCCCACCCAACTCGAACCGATTCAAGTCCGGCAGGCGAAAGATCTGGCCGCTGCCTACACCCAGATTGGCCGCAACGACAAACTGAAACTCACGGGCCGCCCCTTCCGCCGTTTACGTAGCCTGACCACCTCCCGCATCTTCCGGATTTGCGGTAACACCACCGTCTTCCTGCCCTCCTTTCTGGATCAACAGCTTTATCTCACCCTGGATCCCCATTTCCTGGTGAGTCAGATGCGATCGGAACTGGCCCACATTCAGCGCCACTGGAATCAGTTGGGCCGCCCCACGATGACCCTGCTACTGACCCATTCCATGCTCAAGACGGAGGATGACGGTAGCGGCGATACCTTCCCTATCCTCACCCTGCTGAAGGAACTCCAGGAGGGCAACTGTAATGGCGTACAGGTAAAACTGGGACGGCTCAACCAGTTAATGCTTACCGCCTGTGTTGAGCGGATCGGCTTCCTGCACGACTTTGAATTTGCCCAATCGCCCGTCCAGGATGCCCGTCCCACGGAAGTCTTCCTGGCCTTTGATCCCGACAAAAACTTTCCCCTCAGCATTACCCAGGAGTTCAAGCTGGAGGTGGAAACAGAGATCAGCCCATTGCTCAAGAGCCTGCGGCAGTCCGTTAACCTGTACGAGCAGTTTGAATTGTTGAGTACACTGGTGCGGCTGAAGGGGCTGGATTTCGATACCGGATTAGGCCAGCCCGATCGCCCTGTCACTGTGGAACAACTGCTGGGTGAAATCTATGTCAAAGCAGACAGTTTAAAGCTGTGGGGCATCCTGCGTGGAGTCGCGGGTGTGTGTGACAAGATGACGATTAACCTGGTGGACGCGGTGACGGACATTTTAGTTCGACAAAAGCAAATCGCTGTAGGCCGTTCCTACAACGAAGCCTCCCTGATTACCCAACCGCTCTCGCCCCAGGAAATGATGGAAAAACTGCGAGAGTTTTGCCGGGAGGATATCCGCGATCGGGTTCTGACCCAGGAAATTCTGGTTTACCTGAGCTTGCTGATTAAATCCGAACCTTCCCTGTTTGATGGTCTGCTGACGCTGCGGGTTGGCTACCTGATCCTGTTGCTGACCACGAAACTGGCTCAGGAGCGGCAGATTACTCAGGATGAAGCCTATGAGCAACTGATGCAACTCAGCCCTCACGAAATGCAAACCCGCCTGTATCAGGTACTAAAAGGGTATGAGGACGTGAACCAGACCCTCTTCCAGCAGGAATCGTTGAAGGTATCTCAACGGGAGCAAGACATCGATTGGGCCGTAGACCTAAATGCCGTTGAAGCCAAATCAACTGACCAGAATTGGTTACACAAGCGCCAACTGGATGGAGCCTTGAACCGGGTGCCGCAGGGCTTTTATCCGAAGGTCTGGACAGTTCTGAAGCACTGTAAAGGCTTGGTGATTGGCGATAAGTTAGAACGTCGCAACCGTTTGGAAAGTGAACCTCTGCTGGCTGAAATGACCCCTGGCGAGAAAAACTTTGCCCTCCGGGTAGAACATCTGCTGAACAAAATCCAGGCTCCCGAATATCGCCAGGTGAACATTGAAGCCCTGATGGAACTGGCCGCTTTTTCTGAACGCAATCCAGATCTGTACATCGAAGAATACATTGTCCTGGATGTTCTGATTGGGCACGCGGTACGGCTGGCCTGGTTATCCCAGCATCCCGGGCAGGACGATCGCTACGACGAGTTCAAAGCATCGGCATGGCGCAGCTTTTATGCCAGTTCGCCCTACGACTGCGCCACCCATATTGTCAACGCTCTCCGCTTCCTGATTCACCTGGCCCAAACCACGAAACAAAAGACTCCGATTTTTGGAGCCGAACCCTTACAGGAGGAGGAAGAATCTAACAGAGCATTTTGA
- a CDS encoding patatin-like phospholipase family protein — translation MKASALNESIQKIAAFIEQWIKPIFQFLIRLRVQTTIALVTYLILTKVEQAIEVYRSIALDSNLYQAAIATLSVSALTVFVWYTSRFLVLEQCDTDEQNQCQSFLANWGPRLLGIVPILGLSFGILEAWKQSINEGVRAFLMIWMILSLGTAIILFFLFVYRTVLFRQYFLGAKSQGKGLFNPGFEVGFTNAAYITFSAFSLPLIAAATDSKFSLGVVAVLILSPLLNLVLYSWHAEQDPEQDSKLGTTILTWCIASLLTAVIFVLFLPPTAIPSQVGAIGVIAISLTILVVVLSVIYNWALQQNIPVLTILIGLVVFSSIFNLNDNHQFRQSVKSQDLPLPSLEDSFKHWLASRPDRQKYSGKPYPVYIASAQGGGIFAAYHAATALAQLADYIPSFPQHLFAISGVSGGSLGASAFVSVIKETADQSPTLSEKVSKIFEQDLLSPLLTLGLFPDLIQRFIPFSIYDWDRANGLEVAFENAWDRLSLKGHENPFKLSFYQHWHPQGIAPALVLNTTVVESGKRLVISPFKIVLPTQENIVLDESKLDLRLSTAAGLSARFPFVTPVGWYKRSSDGSKLRLADGGYFDNSGTPTAIDIGRTLQKLEGYGKSFKLIYVAIGDQPRDNSVELIKSSGLNELLSPIQTLFSAREARSLSAIELSTYTLNEGISDPFKLNFRTLMLQKANPKMQIKLPLGWQLATTTKEFIYTQTPKPNQCNAEDFRKTFSHQVSTLDVRNHNSCVAKSIEDDLS, via the coding sequence ATGAAAGCATCTGCTTTAAATGAGTCCATTCAAAAAATCGCGGCTTTTATAGAGCAATGGATTAAACCAATCTTTCAATTTCTCATCCGTTTAAGGGTACAAACGACGATCGCTTTAGTAACCTACCTGATTTTGACAAAGGTTGAGCAGGCCATAGAGGTGTATCGTTCAATTGCCCTGGACAGCAATCTATATCAGGCTGCCATAGCAACACTGTCTGTGTCCGCACTAACTGTTTTTGTCTGGTATACTTCCCGATTTCTGGTATTAGAACAATGTGACACTGATGAACAAAATCAGTGCCAAAGCTTTTTAGCGAACTGGGGGCCAAGACTTTTGGGAATTGTTCCAATTCTGGGCCTCAGCTTCGGTATTTTGGAAGCCTGGAAGCAATCTATCAATGAAGGTGTAAGAGCCTTCCTGATGATTTGGATGATTTTAAGCCTGGGTACTGCAATTATCCTATTCTTCCTATTTGTTTATCGTACTGTCTTATTCAGACAATACTTCTTAGGTGCTAAATCCCAAGGGAAAGGTCTGTTTAACCCAGGTTTTGAAGTTGGGTTTACCAATGCTGCTTATATTACTTTTAGTGCTTTTTCTTTGCCCCTGATTGCTGCAGCTACCGATTCAAAATTTTCTCTGGGTGTGGTGGCCGTTTTGATTTTGTCACCATTACTTAACCTGGTGCTTTATTCCTGGCATGCAGAGCAAGATCCCGAGCAAGATTCAAAGTTAGGCACAACAATTCTTACCTGGTGTATTGCCTCACTCTTAACTGCTGTAATTTTCGTGTTGTTTCTGCCTCCTACTGCTATTCCCAGCCAAGTCGGAGCGATCGGGGTGATTGCTATTTCATTGACAATTCTTGTAGTCGTCTTGTCCGTCATTTATAACTGGGCATTACAACAGAATATTCCAGTCCTAACCATCCTGATTGGTCTAGTTGTTTTTTCCAGCATTTTTAATCTCAACGATAATCATCAGTTCAGGCAGAGTGTAAAGTCTCAGGATCTGCCGCTCCCTTCTTTAGAAGATAGTTTCAAGCACTGGTTAGCCAGCCGTCCCGATCGCCAGAAATATTCGGGAAAACCCTATCCTGTTTATATTGCTTCTGCTCAAGGGGGTGGAATCTTTGCAGCCTACCATGCCGCAACCGCTCTGGCACAACTGGCCGACTATATTCCGAGCTTTCCCCAGCACCTTTTTGCGATTAGTGGTGTTTCTGGCGGTAGTCTGGGGGCATCAGCCTTTGTCAGTGTCATCAAGGAAACTGCTGATCAGAGTCCAACTTTAAGTGAAAAAGTGAGTAAGATTTTTGAGCAAGATTTGCTCTCTCCCCTACTCACGCTTGGCTTATTTCCTGACTTGATTCAAAGGTTTATTCCCTTCTCTATTTATGATTGGGATAGGGCAAATGGTCTGGAAGTTGCCTTTGAAAATGCCTGGGATCGATTATCCCTTAAGGGGCATGAAAATCCTTTTAAGCTGTCTTTCTACCAACATTGGCATCCGCAAGGAATTGCCCCTGCCCTGGTACTGAATACGACTGTGGTTGAAAGTGGCAAACGCTTGGTGATTAGTCCCTTTAAGATTGTGTTGCCAACTCAAGAGAATATTGTGCTTGATGAAAGTAAGTTGGATTTAAGGTTGAGTACAGCGGCGGGGCTGAGTGCCAGATTTCCATTTGTCACGCCAGTTGGCTGGTACAAACGAAGTAGTGATGGCAGCAAATTACGTCTGGCTGATGGGGGTTATTTTGATAATTCAGGCACTCCTACTGCCATCGATATTGGCCGCACTTTGCAGAAGCTGGAAGGGTATGGTAAAAGCTTCAAATTGATTTATGTAGCGATCGGGGATCAGCCAAGGGACAATTCGGTCGAACTAATAAAGTCTTCAGGTCTGAATGAGCTTTTGTCGCCTATCCAAACGTTGTTTAGTGCTCGTGAAGCTCGCAGCCTGAGTGCGATCGAGTTGTCAACCTATACGCTCAACGAGGGGATTAGTGATCCCTTCAAACTGAATTTCAGAACCTTGATGCTGCAAAAAGCCAATCCCAAAATGCAGATCAAACTGCCGCTTGGATGGCAGCTTGCCACTACAACAAAAGAATTTATCTATACCCAGACTCCTAAGCCAAATCAATGTAATGCTGAGGACTTTAGGAAAACCTTTAGTCACCAAGTTTCTACTCTGGATGTTCGAAATCACAATAGTTGTGTGGCGAAGTCAATTGAGGACGATTTGAGTTAA
- the guaD gene encoding guanine deaminase, which produces MSIDSTPTASSLKAFRAAFLDLTDDPFFVPELDCVRYIPDGLLVIENGIVKELGPYNSLREKYAQVPVIDYSGKLITPGFIDAHIHFPQVEVIAAYGEQLLEWLYKYTFPTEGKFKDKEYARQVAKFFLNELLKNGTTTALVFAAVFPQSAEAFFEEAYDRNLRMIAGKVMMDRNAPDFLVDTAASSYQDSKALIQKWHNKGRLLYAVTPRFAVTSTDEQLRLAGKLLEEFPDVYLHTHLSENPDEVTLVAKLFPQAKSYLDVYDQAGLVRPRSVFAHGVQLTDEEFQRLSQAKAAISFCPTSNLFLGSGLFKLGKAKSPDHPVEVGLGTDVGGGTSFSLLTTAHEAYKVVHLQQQCLSPFKALYLATLGGARALYLEDKLGNFAPSKEADFVVLDTRATPLLGFRNPIPTVASVTALADEVFSLIILGDDRTIQATYVMGEVAYEKG; this is translated from the coding sequence ATGTCCATTGACTCTACCCCCACTGCATCCAGCCTCAAGGCATTTCGTGCGGCCTTCCTCGACCTCACTGATGACCCATTTTTTGTCCCAGAACTTGACTGTGTTCGCTATATTCCCGATGGTTTGCTGGTCATTGAAAATGGCATTGTTAAAGAACTGGGGCCTTACAACAGTCTGCGTGAGAAATATGCTCAGGTGCCAGTCATTGATTATTCTGGCAAATTGATCACACCGGGATTTATTGATGCCCACATTCATTTTCCCCAGGTTGAGGTGATTGCTGCTTATGGGGAACAACTATTGGAATGGTTGTATAAATATACATTTCCCACGGAAGGTAAATTTAAGGATAAAGAGTATGCGCGTCAGGTTGCTAAATTCTTTCTAAATGAGTTACTGAAGAATGGTACTACTACTGCTCTTGTATTTGCTGCTGTATTTCCCCAATCAGCAGAAGCCTTTTTTGAGGAAGCCTACGATCGCAACCTGCGCATGATTGCAGGCAAGGTCATGATGGATCGTAATGCTCCAGATTTCCTGGTTGATACAGCAGCATCTTCCTATCAGGACAGCAAAGCCTTGATCCAGAAATGGCACAACAAGGGACGATTGCTCTATGCGGTGACTCCCCGCTTTGCCGTTACGTCTACCGATGAGCAGTTGCGTTTAGCCGGTAAACTGCTGGAAGAGTTTCCCGATGTCTATCTCCACACCCATCTCTCCGAAAATCCAGATGAGGTAACGCTGGTAGCCAAACTATTTCCCCAGGCAAAAAGCTATCTGGATGTGTACGACCAGGCCGGATTAGTGCGTCCGAGATCGGTGTTTGCCCACGGCGTGCAGCTTACGGATGAGGAATTTCAGCGACTCTCACAAGCCAAAGCGGCTATTTCCTTTTGTCCTACTTCTAACCTGTTTCTCGGCAGCGGCCTGTTTAAGCTGGGCAAGGCTAAATCTCCTGATCATCCGGTCGAGGTTGGCCTGGGAACAGATGTTGGCGGTGGCACCAGTTTTTCCTTGCTGACCACAGCTCACGAAGCTTATAAGGTTGTGCATTTGCAACAACAGTGTCTGTCTCCCTTCAAAGCTCTGTATTTAGCCACACTGGGGGGAGCCAGAGCTTTGTACCTGGAGGACAAGTTGGGAAACTTTGCACCCAGCAAGGAAGCCGATTTTGTGGTGCTAGATACGAGAGCTACTCCCTTGTTGGGCTTCCGCAATCCCATTCCCACAGTGGCATCCGTCACGGCTCTCGCGGATGAAGTGTTCAGTCTGATTATTTTGGGCGACGATCGTACCATTCAGGCCACTTATGTCATGGGAGAAGTCGCCTATGAAAAGGGATAG
- the secF gene encoding protein translocase subunit SecF, producing the protein MKLQVIRQRNVWWAISSALILAGIVAMFISWKQIGAPLRPGLDFVGGTRLQFELDCSKADNCQKPIDIAAVRSVMDAEGLGSSNIQAITDRSGKQVGITIRTAPLNGEQRNQLQSALSEKLGTFDPSKTQIDTVGPVIGQQLFSAGLLALIVAFVGIAIYLSLRFQLDYAIFAIVALFHDILITVGIFAILGLLFNVEVDSLFIVALLTIVGFSVNDTVVIYDRIRETIALNPERHIDDIVDAAVNSTLARSINTTLTTLLTLFSIFLFGGETLKIFALALIIGFTMGAYSSIFIASTLLALWRERTGQVYGPAPAAPATDGVSSKEV; encoded by the coding sequence ATGAAACTTCAGGTCATTCGACAACGAAATGTATGGTGGGCAATTTCCTCTGCCCTGATCTTGGCGGGTATTGTTGCCATGTTCATCTCCTGGAAGCAGATTGGTGCACCCTTGCGGCCCGGACTGGACTTCGTGGGCGGCACCCGCTTGCAATTTGAACTGGACTGCAGTAAGGCCGATAACTGCCAGAAGCCGATCGACATTGCCGCTGTTCGGAGTGTTATGGATGCAGAAGGGCTGGGAAGCAGTAATATTCAGGCGATTACCGATCGCTCTGGTAAACAGGTCGGGATCACGATCCGTACTGCCCCACTGAATGGAGAACAACGTAATCAACTCCAGTCTGCTTTGAGCGAGAAACTAGGCACCTTTGACCCCAGCAAGACTCAAATTGATACGGTTGGCCCAGTCATTGGTCAACAGTTATTCTCGGCTGGCTTACTGGCGCTGATTGTGGCGTTCGTTGGTATCGCTATTTACCTGAGTCTGCGGTTTCAGTTAGACTATGCCATTTTTGCGATCGTCGCCCTATTCCATGACATTTTGATCACCGTCGGTATCTTCGCGATCCTGGGACTGTTATTCAATGTGGAGGTCGATTCCCTGTTTATCGTTGCCCTGCTGACGATCGTGGGTTTCTCGGTGAATGATACGGTGGTGATTTACGATCGCATCCGCGAAACCATTGCCCTGAATCCAGAGCGTCATATCGATGACATTGTGGATGCTGCTGTCAATTCCACGCTGGCCCGTTCCATCAACACCACGTTGACAACCCTACTCACCCTATTCTCAATCTTCTTGTTCGGTGGGGAAACCCTGAAGATCTTTGCTCTGGCATTGATTATTGGCTTCACAATGGGGGCTTACTCTAGCATCTTTATTGCCAGTACACTGCTGGCTCTATGGCGAGAGCGCACGGGTCAGGTATACGGCCCTGCTCCGGCTGCTCCGGCCACCGATGGGGTTAGTTCCAAGGAGGTCTAG
- the secD gene encoding protein translocase subunit SecD: MGRQRYLLLLIAALVIGAIVVILNVPTQLGLDLRGGSQLTIQVKPTEEIKEIKPSDLDAVRRVIEGRVNGLGVSEPLVLTAGKDQIIVQLPGVNDPIQAERVLGGTAQLDFRKQKPGTEAQLGIERQQLREKLTLQRELRKSNDQAAIAKNQAELKAVNDSISALFEKTELSGKMLKDAYPSATNVQNTWDVGLQFDQRGGELFAELTKSIAGTGRTLGIFLDGAPISENFAYSVDVKYAQTGITGGNAVIEGNFDLETARDLAIQLKGGALPLPVEVVENRTVGATLGKDSIQRSIYAAIGGLVLVLIFMVAYYRLPGLIADIALVIYAILTLAAFNLLGVTLTLPGIAGFILSIGMAVDANVLIFERTREELQSGKSLYRSVESGFYRAFSSILDSNVTTLIACAALFWLGAGLVKGFALTLALGVLVSMFTAITCSRTLLLYTLSFPGLRKPQYFCPNLEPVKAEA, translated from the coding sequence ATGGGAAGACAGCGTTACTTACTACTCCTGATCGCCGCGTTAGTTATCGGTGCGATCGTCGTCATTCTGAATGTGCCCACTCAGCTAGGGTTAGACCTGCGAGGGGGGTCACAGTTGACCATTCAAGTGAAACCGACTGAAGAAATCAAAGAAATTAAACCCTCTGATCTGGATGCGGTACGGCGGGTGATTGAAGGTCGGGTCAATGGTCTGGGAGTTTCGGAACCCCTGGTACTCACAGCGGGTAAGGATCAGATTATTGTGCAACTGCCCGGTGTTAATGATCCAATTCAGGCAGAGCGGGTTCTGGGAGGAACGGCCCAGCTCGATTTCCGCAAACAGAAACCAGGAACTGAGGCGCAATTGGGGATCGAGCGGCAACAGTTGAGAGAAAAACTGACGCTGCAACGGGAACTGAGGAAATCAAACGACCAGGCCGCGATCGCCAAAAATCAGGCGGAACTGAAAGCGGTGAATGACTCGATCTCGGCCCTATTTGAAAAGACTGAGCTATCTGGCAAAATGCTGAAAGATGCTTATCCCAGCGCTACAAACGTCCAGAACACATGGGATGTGGGCTTACAGTTTGATCAGCGCGGTGGCGAGTTATTTGCTGAACTCACAAAAAGTATTGCCGGAACCGGACGTACCCTGGGCATTTTTCTGGATGGGGCACCCATCAGCGAAAACTTTGCTTACTCGGTGGATGTCAAGTATGCCCAAACTGGGATTACCGGCGGTAATGCGGTCATTGAAGGTAATTTCGACCTGGAAACGGCCCGCGACCTGGCGATCCAATTGAAAGGGGGTGCTCTGCCGCTTCCTGTAGAAGTCGTGGAAAACCGTACCGTGGGTGCCACCTTAGGGAAAGACAGCATCCAACGCAGTATTTATGCCGCGATTGGTGGTCTGGTGCTGGTACTGATTTTCATGGTGGCCTATTATCGGCTGCCTGGCTTGATTGCAGACATTGCCCTGGTGATCTATGCCATCCTCACTCTGGCCGCATTTAACTTGCTGGGAGTGACCCTGACGCTTCCTGGGATTGCTGGATTCATTCTCAGTATTGGGATGGCGGTCGATGCCAATGTCCTGATTTTTGAACGCACACGGGAAGAACTGCAATCCGGAAAAAGTCTGTACCGTTCTGTAGAATCTGGCTTCTACCGCGCCTTCTCCAGCATTCTGGACAGTAATGTGACTACGCTAATTGCCTGTGCGGCATTATTCTGGCTTGGGGCAGGATTAGTTAAAGGATTTGCACTGACGTTGGCTCTGGGGGTACTGGTGAGTATGTTCACCGCCATCACCTGTAGCCGTACCCTGCTACTCTACACCTTGAGCTTCCCAGGTTTGCGAAAACCGCAGTACTTCTGTCCCAATCTGGAACCTGTGAAAGCGGAGGCATAG